CGCTGACTACGACGTTGACGACATGCTGCCAGCGATGCGCAATGGTCTGTCTGCGGACGGCACATTGTATGCGGCACCGTTCTACGGTGAATCTTCTATGGTGATGTACCGTAAAGACCTGACAGACGCTGCTGGCGTAACAATCGCTGACAACGACAGCTGGGACAACGTGAAGGCGGCTGCTGCTGCGATGCACGATCCAGACAACGGCGTTTACGGTGCATGTTTGCGCGGTAAGCCGGGTTGGGGCGACAACATGGCGTTCGTCACAACAATGGTGAACTCTTTCGGTGGTGCATGGTTCGACGCGGACATGAAGCCAGCGCTTGATTCCGACGAATGGAATGCAGCTGTCAACTTCTACGTTGATCTGCTGGGTACATACGGCCCTCCAGGTTCTGAAGGGAACTCCTTCAACGAGATCCTCGCTTTGTACAACGAAGGCAAGTGTGGTCTGTGGATTGACGCGACGATCGCTGCTTCTTTCCTTGAAGTAGACGGTGTTGCTTACGCGCAGTCTCCGAATGCTGGTAACCCAGTGGGCGCGAACTGGTTGTGGGCATGGGCGATGGCTGTACCTGCGGGCACAGAAAACGCGGATGAAGCCAAAGCATTCATCGAATGGGCGACATCAAAAGCGTACATCGAAGCTGTCGGTAACCACCCAGACTTTGGTTGGGGTTCTGTTCCAACAGGCACACGTACATCCACATATGCGATCCCTGAGTTCCAGGCAGCTGCTGCATTTGCAGACGCTGAATTGGCAGCGATCAACTCTGCGGCGCCAGAAGCCACAGACATCAAGCCATATGTTGGTGTCCAGTTTGCAGCGATCCCTGAGTTCCCAGAAGTGGGTACAGCAGTTGCACAAGAAATCGCAGCGGCCCTGTCTGGTGCGAAATCTGTAGAAGAAGCGCTGGAAGCGGCACAGTCTGCAGCAGACGCAATCATGTCTGAAGCGGGTTACTACTAACCCTTTCGGCTGAAATAGGATGGGCCCGGCTGAGGTCGGGCCCAGACCTTAAGAGACGTTTACCACCCGTATTTATTGACCATTTTGCTTTGATGCGACGCCCGCGTATGCTGTGGCGCTGCGCGCTCAATGATCATCTGTTTTTGCGAATTGCCCCGACCTGCCTGCATCGATCTGCCCATCTGTCGCTGTCCGTCCCGATCTGCTTGCACTGTCTTGATTGAAACCCTGCCCCAAAAGGTGACCCGAGCTATGTCTACCAAAAGAACGCTCCCCCGGATCTTACAAACGCCAGCTGTTTTGCTGTTGCTGGTGTGGATGTTGGTCCCGCTGAGCATGACGCTTTACTTCTCGTTTATCCGGTATGTGCTGAACTCGACGATCCGGCCGGAATGGACGACACCGGCGCTCAGCAACTGGCGGGGCTTCGGGAACTATCAGTATGTTCTGAATGCCAAGGATTTTTGGTTTGCGATCCAGAACTCTGTGCTGATCGTGTCCAGCATTTTGGTGCTGACGGTTGTTTTGGGTCTTGGGATTGCGGTTTTGGTGAATCGGAACTTCCCGGGGCGTGGGATTGTCCGTGTTTTGCTGATCTCGCCGTTCTTTGTGATGCCAGCGGTGAACGGGGTGTTGTGGATCAACATGATTTTGGACCCTGTGTTGGGTTTGCAGGGGATTGCTGTTGGCGGGATCAACAACATGATCGACGGGTTGCGTGACTTCCCGGTGTTGGGTTGGTTCTTTAACCTGTGGCCTGTGTTGGAACCGATCTCTTTCCGCGCCACACAGACCTCTGCTTATGCGGTCATTATGATGGTGACGTGGCAGTGGACTCCGTTTGCGGTGTTGATCTTTATGACGTCGCTGCAGTCCGAGGATGAAAGCCAGAAAGAAGCGGCGACGCTTGATGGGGCGTCTGCGTGGTCGCAGTTCATCAACCTGACGGTGCCGCATCTGGGGCGTCCGATTGCGATTGTTGTGATGATCCAGTCGATCTTCCACCTGTCCTTGTATGCGGAAATCGAGATTGTCAGCCGCGGGAACGGCAACAAAAACCTGCCTTATCTGATCGGTGAGTTCACCTCGAACAACATCGGTGCGGCAAGTGCGACAGGTATCTTCGCGGTCATTCTGGCCAATATTATCGCCATCTTCTTGCTGCGCATGGTCGGCAAGACGTTGATGGACTAGGAGAAAAGACAATGGCTACCGTTTCTCAGACCTCGAAATTTAGCAAGATCGCATGGCCTGTTGTGGCTTGGATCGTGGCGCTGATCTTCTTCTTCCCGATTTTTTGGTTGGTGTTCACCAGCTTTAAGACGGACGCGGATGCAGTGAAGCCTGAATTCCTGTTCAAGTTTACGCCGACGTTGGAAAACTACACCAACATGACGGAGAACTATGATTACTGGCGCTTTGCGACCAATTCGGTGATCACGTCGACCTTTGCGACTTTGTTTGCGCTGGTGGTGGGTGTGCCTGCGGCCTATGCGATGGCGTTTGATCCAAGCCGTCACACCAAGGACATTCTGATGTGGATGTTGTCGACAAAGATGTTGCCAGCGGCGGCTGTTTTGTATCCGATGACCTTCCTGACGAAGAACATGCTGGGCATCT
The sequence above is a segment of the Rhodobacteraceae bacterium S2214 genome. Coding sequences within it:
- a CDS encoding sugar ABC transporter permease; translated protein: MSTKRTLPRILQTPAVLLLLVWMLVPLSMTLYFSFIRYVLNSTIRPEWTTPALSNWRGFGNYQYVLNAKDFWFAIQNSVLIVSSILVLTVVLGLGIAVLVNRNFPGRGIVRVLLISPFFVMPAVNGVLWINMILDPVLGLQGIAVGGINNMIDGLRDFPVLGWFFNLWPVLEPISFRATQTSAYAVIMMVTWQWTPFAVLIFMTSLQSEDESQKEAATLDGASAWSQFINLTVPHLGRPIAIVVMIQSIFHLSLYAEIEIVSRGNGNKNLPYLIGEFTSNNIGAASATGIFAVILANIIAIFLLRMVGKTLMD
- a CDS encoding sugar ABC transporter substrate-binding protein, coding for MKSLMNTALGLSLVVATSSVAVADGHAQELTIAIVNNGHMINMQKVAEAYTEETGVALNWVSLEEGVLREQVTSDTATGGGQYDIINIGMQEAPIWGAAGWIEPLEFGADYDVDDMLPAMRNGLSADGTLYAAPFYGESSMVMYRKDLTDAAGVTIADNDSWDNVKAAAAAMHDPDNGVYGACLRGKPGWGDNMAFVTTMVNSFGGAWFDADMKPALDSDEWNAAVNFYVDLLGTYGPPGSEGNSFNEILALYNEGKCGLWIDATIAASFLEVDGVAYAQSPNAGNPVGANWLWAWAMAVPAGTENADEAKAFIEWATSKAYIEAVGNHPDFGWGSVPTGTRTSTYAIPEFQAAAAFADAELAAINSAAPEATDIKPYVGVQFAAIPEFPEVGTAVAQEIAAALSGAKSVEEALEAAQSAADAIMSEAGYY